The nucleotide sequence CTGTCAGCCGCCGCGCCGCAGTCCGCCTCCATGAAAAGCGGGCCCGGCTGGCTGAAAATTGACAATCCGGCGGAGCAGCTGAAACTGCCGGAAACGCTTGCGAAAATGAAAAATCTTTCCGCCGAGGCGTTCAGCGTCGCTTCGTTACAGGCCGAATGGACTGACAGCACGATCACCTTTACGGTTAAATCCGAGTCCGGCGCGGATTTCAAAAACCTTTTTCTGGCGGATCTGTATATAGATCAGAACCATCGCGCGCGCTCCGGGCTTACCGAACTGCTCGACGGCCGCGGCGGGCTCAGAACGTCCCCGGAAGACGCCTGGGAATTCGCCTTCAGCGTGTACGGCGGCGGCGCCAGATTTTACCAGGCCACGCCCGACAAGGCCCTTTTTCTCCGCAGTTATCCGGTCCGGCAAAAAAACGGCTCGCTTTCGTTTGAAGTGCCCCGGACGGATTTGCGCGGCAATCCGGAAAACTGGGGTTACTGCCTGCTGGTAATGGCGTACGACTCAACAGCGAACGACCTTTATTACCCGCTGCAGTTTGACGACAAAACTGCCGTGATAGACACCGTAGCGCTGGACAGACTGGGTTCCACGCTGTACTTTTTCCGGCTTCCCAAAAAATACTGATCCGGACACGCTATTAACAGGGCAGGCCCCCGCAATTGCGGGGGCCTGCCGCATAAAAACCAGTCAGCGTGATGGCGGCGGCCAGCCGGACGCGGAGTCTCGCCGGTCAAGTATTTTCATGACAGTCCACAAAATCACAAGCTCGGCCGTGAAAAGCGCAAGCAGCGGCATCACGAATTTTGCGGGGATCAGCCCGAACGGCAGCAGCGCCAGAAAAATTCCATACCCCAGCACGGAACCAAGAACCAGCAGCCCGAACACCTTGCGGCGAGACCGGAGGTATTGAAGCCGTATCCGCTCCGCTTCCTCCTGCCCGGCGGCCATTTCCATGGCGGATTTTTCTTTCATTTTTTCCATTTGGCAACTCCTGACCGGTGCCGGATATAAAGATACAGCCCGGCGAGCGCGCCCGCCGCGTCAACAGCGACATCCGCCGAACTGCAGAACCGGCCCGGCACAAAGCTCTGGTGATATTCGTCCGTCACGGCGTAAAGAACCGCCAGACAAAGCGCGCAGGCCGCGCGCCTGCGGACCGACAGGCGCGCTCCCGCTCCGGCGCGCGCCAGCAGAACGCACAACACCGCATATTCAAACGCGTGCGCGGTTTTGCGCAACGCATAGTCCCATTCCAGCGGCGTTTTCAGGCCCGGCACCGAAGACAGATAAAAAATCAGCCAGGCCCACACCACCGGCGGACCCGCGTATCCCGGCAGATAGTCCGCCACTGGCTTTAAACCGGAAAATGAATAACCGCGCGGCATCGGTTCATTATCCCAATTTATCAGCCGGACCGCCAGCCGCTCTATTGCTCAAATTGCCAGAAACTGGTTTAATATTGTACTCAATGGAGGCGTAATATGGATATATTAATCTCGGTTCTGTCTGTAATAGTGGTCGGAGCGATGGTCACCGCGGCCGTTTTTTTCATTAACCTTACGCTTCAGCTGCGGGAAACCGCGAAAGCGGTGGAACTGGCGGCAAAATCCGTTGCGGCGGCCACACAGCGGCTGGAGCAGTCAATTGACCGGATTGACGAAACCGCCGCAGCTTATGCGGGGCTGGCAAAATCAGTGGAAGCGCGCGTGGAAAGCACAAAAGAAATGTTTGACGCGGTCAACGCCATCACGCACGGCGCGAAAACCGGCTGGCTTAACCTGGCCAGATTCGCGCTGGGATTTATCACCGGCCTCAAGCGCGCCTGACGCGCGGCAATACCGGGAGGTGTCCGCCAATGAATTCCAATTTCGCGTACAGCATGTTTCTTGACGACGAACAGCGCGCCAAACGCGCCTTTCTCACGAAACTGCCCATTTTCAAAAATCTCCATTACAGCGACTTCACCTATCTCCTGCGCACACTGCAGGAACACACCTATCTGAAAGGCGAAACGCTTTTCGAGGAAAGCGATATCGGGCGCGCGCTGTTCATTGTGATCAGCGGGCGCATAAACATTTACCGCAGCATACCGGGCGGCGGCACGGAAAAAATCGCGTGCGTGGAGCAGGGCGAGCTGTTCGGCGAAATGGCGCTGCTTGAGGAAATGCCCAGAACCGGCAGCGCCGTGGCCGACGAAAACACCCGCGTTTACATGCTGTTTAAAAGCAAGCTGGATTCGCTGCTTTATTCGCATCCGCGCATCGGCGTGGTGATCACGCATTATCTGGCGCAGACACTGTCGGCGCGCCTGCGCGCCCAAATCGAAGCGCAAAACCTGGAACAGATAAAATGAGCACGGACAGGCCAGTATATTTCCAGAAAAAAATCTGGAAACGCACCGAACTCATTATCCCGGGCATAACAGTCCTGGGGCTTCTTGTTCTGCTGATCTCGGTGCGCGGCGCGGCATTTCCGTTTGTCATAAGCATTGCGGTGGCTTATCTGCTTAATCCGGTGGTGGAGTTTTTCGAATCACGGGGAATCAAGCGGGTTTACGCCGTAAGCGGGATCTACCTGTTTTTCGGGCTGCTGTGCATTGTCGCAATGGCGGTGCTGGTGCCGTTCATAAACGCCCAGGCGGCGATAATCGCCAATTCCTGGCCGGAATACATGGCCAAAATGCAGCAGCTGATCATAGAGCTGCAGGAGAAGATTTACCGGTCCACCCCGATCCTGCGCCAGTTCGGCGACTGGAAAACCCTGTTCGCTAAAATTTCAGTCCTGCTGGAACGGCTGCCGGGCTTTTTCATCAGCCTTGTGCCGATGCTGACCACGCTGCTGCTGGTTCCGCTGATCGCGTTTTTCTTTCTGCTTGACGGGCCGTTCATGATTGACGCGCTCAAAAACCTCATCCCGGCAAAATATGTGGAAATAGTGGCGCATATCACCAATGAAATTGACGAATCGCTCGGAAACTACCTGCGCGGCATAATGCTGGAAGCGATGATCCTGTTCGTGCTCGCGCTCGCCGGCCTGTTCTTCATGGAAATCAATTACGCCGTCCCGATAGCCATTATAATGGGGGTCAGCTGTCTGGTGCCGTATGTGGGGCCGGTGGTGGGCGGACTGCTGGGCGCGATAGCGGCGTTTCTGCAGTTCGGTTCACTGATCATGGTGCTGAAAGTATTGCTGTTTTTTGTGGCGCTCCGGTTCATTGACGACTGGTTTCTTCAGCCTCTTATTCTGGAGCGGGCGGTCAAAGTCCATCCGGCCATCATCATTTTCGCGATCATGTCGGGCGCGGAGATGTTCGGCATCTGGGGCGTTATTTTCGCCATGCCGGTTACCTGCATAGCCAAGGTGCTCATCAGCATCGCGTTCGAACTGCAGCGCACGGAATTCGCGTGGAAGCCAAAACCTGAACCGACCCGGGTAAGTATTCCCTACCTGTAACTCTTTTTCACATTCTTCGGCCCCCGCTGCGAGCTGCACCGGGGGCCGTTTAAATTACAGCGCGCCAGACAGTCACTGCGCGCAATTGCGGGCTCCGTCCGCGTAAATCTTGAGATGTTTAGCCATCAGCCGCACCGCGTTGAAGCGGTGGCTCAGCCTGTTTTTTTCTGGAGCAGGCATTTCCGCCAGAGTGCTGGCATACCCGTCCGGCGCGAAAAGCGGATCATATCCGAACCCGTTCGTTCCGCGCGGCGCGGCCGTTATAACGCCTTCAAGCACGCCCGCCTCCGTGATGACAGTTCCGTCCGGCGAAGCCAGCGCCATCACGCACCGGAACCGCGCGGTGCGTTTTTTTGCGTGCGCCATAAGCTGGAGCAGTTTGCTGTTGTTGGCGGCATAGTCCCGTTCCGGCCCAGCGAACCGCGCGCTGAAAACACCGGGCGCGCCGCCGAGCGCGTCCACCTCCAGCCCCGTATCGTCTGCCAGCGCCCACAGCCGGCAGTTCATGGCGGCGGCGCGGGCTTTGATGACGGCGTTTTCAGCGAGCGTCAGCCCGTCTTCCGGCGGCATCTGAAACCCGGGGAAATCACGCAGCGTGAGATACTCCAGCCCAAGCTCCGGCATCAGCGCCGCCAGTTCCCGCGCCTTATGCTCGTTTTCCGTTGCGATGAGAAGTTTTTTCATGGCAGTTGCGCCGCGCTCCTAACCGGCAAGATCAGCCATCGCCGTTTTCACCTGTCCGGCCTTGTGTTCGGCTTCGGCCAGCCGCAGCCGCATGGACGCGACCTGATCGGCCGGAGCCTTTTTCACGAAATTTTCGTTTTCCAGCCGGGTCCTGCACAACTCGACTTCTGTTTCCAGCTTCTCCATTTCCTTGACCAGACGCTCGCGCTCCTTGCCCATATCTATGATTCCCTCGAGCGGAATATAGATGGAAAGGTCCTTGAACACCGCCGTGGCCGACTGGCGCGGTTTTTCCACGTCAAGCCCGATATCGAACCCGTCGAGCCGCGCCAGCAGGGCGATATAATCCGCGTTCTGCCGCACGGTCAGCAGCGTGCCGCTGGTTTTAGCCGACATGATGACGCGCAGCTTCAGGCCCGGCGGCACGTTGAAATGCGAGCGCACCGTCCGCAGCGAAGTGGTGGCGCCCATGATGAGCTCCATTTCCGTGGCGGCGGTTTCATCGAACCAGTCCTGCCGCACGGCGGGATACCGCTCCTCCAGCAGATAGCGCGCTTTCGAGTCGGTATACGGGCGCAGCGCCGCCGCAAGCTCTTCGGTTATGTAGGGCATGAACGGATGCAGCGCCTTGAGCGTGCCGTAAAGCACATACACAAGCACCGCAAGCGCTTCTTCCTTCTCCGACTCGTTTTGCAGGCGCGGTTTGGCAAGCTCGACATACCAGTCGCAGTACGCGCCCCACAGAAAATGATACAGGTCAACCGCCGCGCTGGCGAGATCGAAATTCTCTATGTCGGCGCGCGCGTCGCGCACGGCAGTCATGTAGCGGTCCACGATCCAGCGGTCGCTCAGGCTGGAAAATTTCCCCGGCAGTTTCAGCTCGCGCGGAGTTTCCGGCAAATGCATCATCACGAACCGCTGGGCGTTGTATATTTTGTTGCAGAAGTTGCGCGCGCCGGTGATGGACTCCTCCCCGAACGGGATATCCTTGCCGGGGAAGGCCTGCGCAAGCAGGGAAAACCGCACCGCGTCCGTTCCGTATTTGGCGATAAGATCCAGCGGATCAACCACGTTGCCGATTGATTTCGACATTTTCTTGCCGTGCTTGTCGCGCACTATGCCATGAATGTACACGTCCTTAAACGGCACGTCGCCCATGAATTCCAGCCCCATCATCAGCATCCGCGCCACCCACAGATAAATGATCTCGTAGCCGGTTACCAGCACCGAAGTCGGGTAATAAAAATCCAGTTCCGGGGTTTTCTCCGGCCAGCCAAACACCGAAAACGGCCACAGCGCGGATGAAAACCAGGTGTCCAGCACATCCGGATCCTGTAGAAGGTCCTGGCCGCCGCAGCAGGGGCACTTTTCCGGCCTGTCATATGACACGATCGGCTGCGCGCCGTGCGCGAACGACACCCGCGACAATTCGCCCGCGGCGTTATAAACCAGCCCTCCGTGCGAACAGGTTTTGCAATACCACACCGGTATGCGGTGACCCCACCAGATCTGGCGGGAAATACACCAGTCCTCGATATTGCGCAGCCAGTCAACAAACGGTTTTTTCCAGGCCGCCGGGTGGATTTGCACCCGGTCCGACACCGCCGCCCGGATCGCCGGCTCCGCCAGTTCCTTCATATGCACGAACCACTGCTCGCTCACCATCGGTTCAATGGGCTGGTGACAGCGGTAACAGGTGCCTACCCCGTGGCCGTGGTGTTCCTCCTGGACGAAAAAGCCCGCTTCGGTCAGGTCGGCAATAATCCGGTGACGGCACTTGCCCCGCTCCAGACCCAGATACGGGGCACAGCAGCCGATCATGCACCCGTCATAATCAATCACCTTGATCACTTCTAGATTGTGACGTTTGCCTATCTCGAAATCCACCGGGTCGTGCGCGGGAGTCACTTTAACGGCGCCCGTTCCGAACTGCATGTCCACCTCGTCATCGCCTACCACCGGGATCAGCCGGCCGGTCAGCGGCAGCCGCAGTTTTTTCCCGATCAGCGCGGCATAGCGTTCGTCGCCGGGGTTGACCGCGACAGCCGTATCGCCCAGCATCGTTTCAGGCCGGGTTGTGGCGACTATTATCTCCCCGTCGCCCTCCGCGAACGGATAGCGGATATGCCAGAGCTTGGAGTTCTGCTGTTCGTGTTCCACCTCTATGTCGGACAGCGCGGTCCCGCACCGCACGCACCAGTTGATCATGCGCTCGCCGCGGTAGATATATTTCTTTTCCCACAACCTGCGGAAACTTTCGAAAACGGCCCGCCCGCGCGTTCCATCCATAGTGAAACGCACGTTATCCTTGCCCAGATCAAGCGCGCAGCCCAGCTTGTTAAGCTGGCCCAGTATGGTGCCGCCGCATTCCTCATACCAGCACCACAACTGCTCGATGAATTTTTCCCGGCCCAGATCGGTGCGCTTTAACTTGCGCTCCCTGGAAATCTTTTTTTCCATCACCGTCTGGGTGGCTATGCCGCCGTGGTCGGTGCCGGGCACCCAGAACGCCTCCGACCCGAACATCCGGTTCGCGCGCACAAGCGCGTCCTGCAAAGTGTCGTTGAGCGCGTGGCCCATGTGCAGCGCGCCGGTTATGTTGGGCGGCGGAATGACTATGACGAAAGATTTTTTGCTGCTGTCCTGCGGAATATGGGAAACAAAAAGCCGGTCTTTCTGCCACAGTGCGGCCAACTTTTCCTCAACAGGCTGCGGTTCATAGGTTTTGGGAAGCATAATAATCTCTCGCTGTTTTTTATGCCGCCGGTTAACCCGGCAGGCACTTGTTTATGATATTTTAGAACTTAATGGCCTTATAATGCAAAGCGCCCGGTTCCGCCAAACAGGCGGGATATTTTGATATCATTTTATATATGGATGAACATGCCCTGCGCATTATTCCGTCCGGCCCGGCCCGTCAGCCGGGCCCGGACGAAGCGATAGAGCCCGAAATACTCGAACCCGGCATGCGGCCGGACTTTGCCGAGGGAGCGGAAGAGCCGCGCGTGTATTCTTGCGGCTCCGCGCCGAAACGCGGCCTTGTGTCCGCCGTGCTCGGAGGCGCGGCCGGCCTGGCGCTGGCTGTTGCGGCCGGCCTGTTTTTCCTGATAGTGGCGGGCACGGCAATAATTATTGCGGCATTTTACGGTCTGGCAAAACCGGTGCTGGCGTTGTTCGGCATCCGCGCCAGCCCGGCGATGAACATTAAAACCTTCCGGTTCGGATCTCGCGGATTCGGCGGACACTGACAACAGGACACTTATGACTCTGGCTTTTCTGCCCGTAACTCAGGAAGAAATAAAACAGCTCGGCTGGGATTATGTTGACGTAGTGCTGGTTTCCGGCGACGCCTATGTTGACCATCCCAGCTTCGCCGCCGCCGTGATAGGCCGCAACCTTGAGGATCTGGGCCTGCGGGTAGCCATCCTGCCGCAGCCGCGCTGGGCCGGGCCGGATGATTTCCGGCGGTTCGGGCGGCCGCGCCTGTTTTTCG is from Elusimicrobiaceae bacterium and encodes:
- a CDS encoding VanZ family protein, with product MADYLPGYAGPPVVWAWLIFYLSSVPGLKTPLEWDYALRKTAHAFEYAVLCVLLARAGAGARLSVRRRAACALCLAVLYAVTDEYHQSFVPGRFCSSADVAVDAAGALAGLYLYIRHRSGVAKWKK
- a CDS encoding cyclic nucleotide-binding domain-containing protein, giving the protein MNSNFAYSMFLDDEQRAKRAFLTKLPIFKNLHYSDFTYLLRTLQEHTYLKGETLFEESDIGRALFIVISGRINIYRSIPGGGTEKIACVEQGELFGEMALLEEMPRTGSAVADENTRVYMLFKSKLDSLLYSHPRIGVVITHYLAQTLSARLRAQIEAQNLEQIK
- a CDS encoding AI-2E family transporter; amino-acid sequence: MSTDRPVYFQKKIWKRTELIIPGITVLGLLVLLISVRGAAFPFVISIAVAYLLNPVVEFFESRGIKRVYAVSGIYLFFGLLCIVAMAVLVPFINAQAAIIANSWPEYMAKMQQLIIELQEKIYRSTPILRQFGDWKTLFAKISVLLERLPGFFISLVPMLTTLLLVPLIAFFFLLDGPFMIDALKNLIPAKYVEIVAHITNEIDESLGNYLRGIMLEAMILFVLALAGLFFMEINYAVPIAIIMGVSCLVPYVGPVVGGLLGAIAAFLQFGSLIMVLKVLLFFVALRFIDDWFLQPLILERAVKVHPAIIIFAIMSGAEMFGIWGVIFAMPVTCIAKVLISIAFELQRTEFAWKPKPEPTRVSIPYL
- the rdgB gene encoding RdgB/HAM1 family non-canonical purine NTP pyrophosphatase, which translates into the protein MKKLLIATENEHKARELAALMPELGLEYLTLRDFPGFQMPPEDGLTLAENAVIKARAAAMNCRLWALADDTGLEVDALGGAPGVFSARFAGPERDYAANNSKLLQLMAHAKKRTARFRCVMALASPDGTVITEAGVLEGVITAAPRGTNGFGYDPLFAPDGYASTLAEMPAPEKNRLSHRFNAVRLMAKHLKIYADGARNCAQ
- a CDS encoding valine--tRNA ligase, which encodes MLPKTYEPQPVEEKLAALWQKDRLFVSHIPQDSSKKSFVIVIPPPNITGALHMGHALNDTLQDALVRANRMFGSEAFWVPGTDHGGIATQTVMEKKISRERKLKRTDLGREKFIEQLWCWYEECGGTILGQLNKLGCALDLGKDNVRFTMDGTRGRAVFESFRRLWEKKYIYRGERMINWCVRCGTALSDIEVEHEQQNSKLWHIRYPFAEGDGEIIVATTRPETMLGDTAVAVNPGDERYAALIGKKLRLPLTGRLIPVVGDDEVDMQFGTGAVKVTPAHDPVDFEIGKRHNLEVIKVIDYDGCMIGCCAPYLGLERGKCRHRIIADLTEAGFFVQEEHHGHGVGTCYRCHQPIEPMVSEQWFVHMKELAEPAIRAAVSDRVQIHPAAWKKPFVDWLRNIEDWCISRQIWWGHRIPVWYCKTCSHGGLVYNAAGELSRVSFAHGAQPIVSYDRPEKCPCCGGQDLLQDPDVLDTWFSSALWPFSVFGWPEKTPELDFYYPTSVLVTGYEIIYLWVARMLMMGLEFMGDVPFKDVYIHGIVRDKHGKKMSKSIGNVVDPLDLIAKYGTDAVRFSLLAQAFPGKDIPFGEESITGARNFCNKIYNAQRFVMMHLPETPRELKLPGKFSSLSDRWIVDRYMTAVRDARADIENFDLASAAVDLYHFLWGAYCDWYVELAKPRLQNESEKEEALAVLVYVLYGTLKALHPFMPYITEELAAALRPYTDSKARYLLEERYPAVRQDWFDETAATEMELIMGATTSLRTVRSHFNVPPGLKLRVIMSAKTSGTLLTVRQNADYIALLARLDGFDIGLDVEKPRQSATAVFKDLSIYIPLEGIIDMGKERERLVKEMEKLETEVELCRTRLENENFVKKAPADQVASMRLRLAEAEHKAGQVKTAMADLAG